One Chiloscyllium punctatum isolate Juve2018m chromosome 33, sChiPun1.3, whole genome shotgun sequence DNA segment encodes these proteins:
- the hmg20a gene encoding high mobility group protein 20A isoform X4, with translation MMDELMSNTALPPIFADDDVSKESADLTVDAGFSGPESSYSSGVSQSLNNPEFVEDLSQVQLLQNESPQAADSNEQRSEEEKTAKKGGWPKGRKRKKATKDSNAPKAPLTGYVRFLNERREQLRAQRPDVPFSEITRMLGNEWSKLPADDKQHYLDEAERDKERYMKELEQYQQTEAYKRFSQKADDKRHTKGLSQDEGSRANNMPVTEQGELKDRSVLDIPIFSEEFLDHSKARERELRQLRKSNIEYEERNAALQKHVESMKTAVEKLEIDVMQERNRNVVLQQHLDTLRHALTSSFATVPLPGSGETPTLETIDSYMRKLHSIILSNPQNNENLIATVRDLVSQLDR, from the exons ATGATGGATGAACTCATGTCCAATACAGCATTGCCACCCATTTTTGCTGATGATGATGTGTCCAAAGAGAGTGCAGATCTGACAGTCGATGCAGG CTTTTCAGGACCAGAAAGCTCATACAGTTCTGGGGTCTCGCAGTCTCTGAATAATCCAGAGTTTGTGGAAGATTTGTCCCAGGTGCAGTTACTGCAGAATGAGTCCCCTCAGGCAGCAGACAGCAATGAGCAAAGAAGTGAGGAGGAG AAAACTGCTAAGAAAGGGGGCTGGCCAAAAGGAAGAAAAAGGAAAAAAGCAACCAAGGACAGCAATGCACCAAAAGCTCCACTGACTGGATATGTGAGATTTCTTAATGAGCGTCGGGAGCAGCTTCGAGCACAACGGCCGGATGTTCCATTTTCCGAAATCACCAGAATGTTGGGAAATGAGTGGAGCAAATTGCCTGCGGACGATAAACAG CATTATTTagatgaggcagagagagacaaagagcgttacatgaaggagctggagcagtaccAACAGACTGAGGCTTATAAACGGTTCAGCCAGAAAGCAGATGACAAACGACACACGAAAGGACTTAGCCAAG ATGAAGGATCTCGAGCCAACAACATGCCTGTTACTGAG CAGGGTGAACTGAAGGATCGATCTGTTTTGGATATTCCAATTTTCTCTGAGGAATTTTTAGACCACAGCAAAG CTCGAGAAAGGGAGCTCCGACAGCTGCGAAAGTCCAATATAGAGTATGAAGAAAGAAATGCAGCCTTACAGAAGCATGTAGAAAGCATGAAAACAGCAGTTGAGAAGCTGGAGATTGATGTGATGCAAGAAAGAAATAGGAACGTTGTCCTTCAGCAGCACTTGGATACTCTGCGGCATGCACTGACATCAAGTTTTGCTACTGTACCATTGCCAG GCTCTGGTGAGACGCCCACCCTGGAAACCATTGATTCCTACATGAGGAAACTACACAGTATTATTCTATCTAACCCTCAAAATAATGAAAATCTCATTGCCACAGTGCGTGACTTAGTAAGTCAACTTGACAGGTGA
- the hmg20a gene encoding high mobility group protein 20A isoform X1: MMDELMSNTALPPIFADDDVSKESADLTVDAGFSGPESSYSSGVSQSLNNPEFVEDLSQVQLLQNESPQAADSNEQRSEEEQKTAKKGGWPKGRKRKKATKDSNAPKAPLTGYVRFLNERREQLRAQRPDVPFSEITRMLGNEWSKLPADDKQHYLDEAERDKERYMKELEQYQQTEAYKRFSQKADDKRHTKGLSQDEGSRANNMPVTEQGELKDRSVLDIPIFSEEFLDHSKARERELRQLRKSNIEYEERNAALQKHVESMKTAVEKLEIDVMQERNRNVVLQQHLDTLRHALTSSFATVPLPGSGETPTLETIDSYMRKLHSIILSNPQNNENLIATVRDLVSQLDS, encoded by the exons ATGATGGATGAACTCATGTCCAATACAGCATTGCCACCCATTTTTGCTGATGATGATGTGTCCAAAGAGAGTGCAGATCTGACAGTCGATGCAGG CTTTTCAGGACCAGAAAGCTCATACAGTTCTGGGGTCTCGCAGTCTCTGAATAATCCAGAGTTTGTGGAAGATTTGTCCCAGGTGCAGTTACTGCAGAATGAGTCCCCTCAGGCAGCAGACAGCAATGAGCAAAGAAGTGAGGAGGAG CAGAAAACTGCTAAGAAAGGGGGCTGGCCAAAAGGAAGAAAAAGGAAAAAAGCAACCAAGGACAGCAATGCACCAAAAGCTCCACTGACTGGATATGTGAGATTTCTTAATGAGCGTCGGGAGCAGCTTCGAGCACAACGGCCGGATGTTCCATTTTCCGAAATCACCAGAATGTTGGGAAATGAGTGGAGCAAATTGCCTGCGGACGATAAACAG CATTATTTagatgaggcagagagagacaaagagcgttacatgaaggagctggagcagtaccAACAGACTGAGGCTTATAAACGGTTCAGCCAGAAAGCAGATGACAAACGACACACGAAAGGACTTAGCCAAG ATGAAGGATCTCGAGCCAACAACATGCCTGTTACTGAG CAGGGTGAACTGAAGGATCGATCTGTTTTGGATATTCCAATTTTCTCTGAGGAATTTTTAGACCACAGCAAAG CTCGAGAAAGGGAGCTCCGACAGCTGCGAAAGTCCAATATAGAGTATGAAGAAAGAAATGCAGCCTTACAGAAGCATGTAGAAAGCATGAAAACAGCAGTTGAGAAGCTGGAGATTGATGTGATGCAAGAAAGAAATAGGAACGTTGTCCTTCAGCAGCACTTGGATACTCTGCGGCATGCACTGACATCAAGTTTTGCTACTGTACCATTGCCAG GCTCTGGTGAGACGCCCACCCTGGAAACCATTGATTCCTACATGAGGAAACTACACAGTATTATTCTATCTAACCCTCAAAATAATGAAAATCTCATTGCCACAGTGCGTGACTTAGTAAGTCAACTTGACAG TTGA
- the hmg20a gene encoding high mobility group protein 20A isoform X3 codes for MMDELMSNTALPPIFADDDVSKESADLTVDAGFSGPESSYSSGVSQSLNNPEFVEDLSQVQLLQNESPQAADSNEQRSEEEKTAKKGGWPKGRKRKKATKDSNAPKAPLTGYVRFLNERREQLRAQRPDVPFSEITRMLGNEWSKLPADDKQHYLDEAERDKERYMKELEQYQQTEAYKRFSQKADDKRHTKGLSQDEGSRANNMPVTEQGELKDRSVLDIPIFSEEFLDHSKARERELRQLRKSNIEYEERNAALQKHVESMKTAVEKLEIDVMQERNRNVVLQQHLDTLRHALTSSFATVPLPGSGETPTLETIDSYMRKLHSIILSNPQNNENLIATVRDLVSQLDS; via the exons ATGATGGATGAACTCATGTCCAATACAGCATTGCCACCCATTTTTGCTGATGATGATGTGTCCAAAGAGAGTGCAGATCTGACAGTCGATGCAGG CTTTTCAGGACCAGAAAGCTCATACAGTTCTGGGGTCTCGCAGTCTCTGAATAATCCAGAGTTTGTGGAAGATTTGTCCCAGGTGCAGTTACTGCAGAATGAGTCCCCTCAGGCAGCAGACAGCAATGAGCAAAGAAGTGAGGAGGAG AAAACTGCTAAGAAAGGGGGCTGGCCAAAAGGAAGAAAAAGGAAAAAAGCAACCAAGGACAGCAATGCACCAAAAGCTCCACTGACTGGATATGTGAGATTTCTTAATGAGCGTCGGGAGCAGCTTCGAGCACAACGGCCGGATGTTCCATTTTCCGAAATCACCAGAATGTTGGGAAATGAGTGGAGCAAATTGCCTGCGGACGATAAACAG CATTATTTagatgaggcagagagagacaaagagcgttacatgaaggagctggagcagtaccAACAGACTGAGGCTTATAAACGGTTCAGCCAGAAAGCAGATGACAAACGACACACGAAAGGACTTAGCCAAG ATGAAGGATCTCGAGCCAACAACATGCCTGTTACTGAG CAGGGTGAACTGAAGGATCGATCTGTTTTGGATATTCCAATTTTCTCTGAGGAATTTTTAGACCACAGCAAAG CTCGAGAAAGGGAGCTCCGACAGCTGCGAAAGTCCAATATAGAGTATGAAGAAAGAAATGCAGCCTTACAGAAGCATGTAGAAAGCATGAAAACAGCAGTTGAGAAGCTGGAGATTGATGTGATGCAAGAAAGAAATAGGAACGTTGTCCTTCAGCAGCACTTGGATACTCTGCGGCATGCACTGACATCAAGTTTTGCTACTGTACCATTGCCAG GCTCTGGTGAGACGCCCACCCTGGAAACCATTGATTCCTACATGAGGAAACTACACAGTATTATTCTATCTAACCCTCAAAATAATGAAAATCTCATTGCCACAGTGCGTGACTTAGTAAGTCAACTTGACAG TTGA
- the hmg20a gene encoding high mobility group protein 20A isoform X6 — protein sequence MMDELMSNTALPPIFADDDVSKESADLTVDAGFSGPESSYSSGVSQSLNNPEFVEDLSQVQLLQNESPQAADSNEQRSEEEQKTAKKGGWPKGRKRKKATKDSNAPKAPLTGYVRFLNERREQLRAQRPDVPFSEITRMLGNEWSKLPADDKQHYLDEAERDKERYMKELEQYQQTEAYKRFSQKADDKRHTKGLSQDEGSRANNMPVTEQGELKDRSVLDIPIFSEEFLDHSKARERELRQLRKSNIEYEERNAALQKHVESMKTAVEKLEIDVMQERNRNVVLQQHLDTLRHALTSSFATVPLPGSGETPTLETIDSYMRKLHSIILSNPQNNENLIATVRDLLKS from the exons ATGATGGATGAACTCATGTCCAATACAGCATTGCCACCCATTTTTGCTGATGATGATGTGTCCAAAGAGAGTGCAGATCTGACAGTCGATGCAGG CTTTTCAGGACCAGAAAGCTCATACAGTTCTGGGGTCTCGCAGTCTCTGAATAATCCAGAGTTTGTGGAAGATTTGTCCCAGGTGCAGTTACTGCAGAATGAGTCCCCTCAGGCAGCAGACAGCAATGAGCAAAGAAGTGAGGAGGAG CAGAAAACTGCTAAGAAAGGGGGCTGGCCAAAAGGAAGAAAAAGGAAAAAAGCAACCAAGGACAGCAATGCACCAAAAGCTCCACTGACTGGATATGTGAGATTTCTTAATGAGCGTCGGGAGCAGCTTCGAGCACAACGGCCGGATGTTCCATTTTCCGAAATCACCAGAATGTTGGGAAATGAGTGGAGCAAATTGCCTGCGGACGATAAACAG CATTATTTagatgaggcagagagagacaaagagcgttacatgaaggagctggagcagtaccAACAGACTGAGGCTTATAAACGGTTCAGCCAGAAAGCAGATGACAAACGACACACGAAAGGACTTAGCCAAG ATGAAGGATCTCGAGCCAACAACATGCCTGTTACTGAG CAGGGTGAACTGAAGGATCGATCTGTTTTGGATATTCCAATTTTCTCTGAGGAATTTTTAGACCACAGCAAAG CTCGAGAAAGGGAGCTCCGACAGCTGCGAAAGTCCAATATAGAGTATGAAGAAAGAAATGCAGCCTTACAGAAGCATGTAGAAAGCATGAAAACAGCAGTTGAGAAGCTGGAGATTGATGTGATGCAAGAAAGAAATAGGAACGTTGTCCTTCAGCAGCACTTGGATACTCTGCGGCATGCACTGACATCAAGTTTTGCTACTGTACCATTGCCAG GCTCTGGTGAGACGCCCACCCTGGAAACCATTGATTCCTACATGAGGAAACTACACAGTATTATTCTATCTAACCCTCAAAATAATGAAAATCTCATTGCCACAGTGCGTGACTTA TTGAAGTCGTGA
- the hmg20a gene encoding high mobility group protein 20A isoform X5 yields the protein MMDELMSNTALPPIFADDDVSKESADLTVDAGFSGPESSYSSGVSQSLNNPEFVEDLSQVQLLQNESPQAADSNEQRSEEEQKTAKKGGWPKGRKRKKATKDSNAPKAPLTGYVRFLNERREQLRAQRPDVPFSEITRMLGNEWSKLPADDKQHYLDEAERDKERYMKELEQYQQTEAYKRFSQKADDKRHTKGLSQDEGSRANNMPVTEGELKDRSVLDIPIFSEEFLDHSKARERELRQLRKSNIEYEERNAALQKHVESMKTAVEKLEIDVMQERNRNVVLQQHLDTLRHALTSSFATVPLPGSGETPTLETIDSYMRKLHSIILSNPQNNENLIATVRDLVSQLDS from the exons ATGATGGATGAACTCATGTCCAATACAGCATTGCCACCCATTTTTGCTGATGATGATGTGTCCAAAGAGAGTGCAGATCTGACAGTCGATGCAGG CTTTTCAGGACCAGAAAGCTCATACAGTTCTGGGGTCTCGCAGTCTCTGAATAATCCAGAGTTTGTGGAAGATTTGTCCCAGGTGCAGTTACTGCAGAATGAGTCCCCTCAGGCAGCAGACAGCAATGAGCAAAGAAGTGAGGAGGAG CAGAAAACTGCTAAGAAAGGGGGCTGGCCAAAAGGAAGAAAAAGGAAAAAAGCAACCAAGGACAGCAATGCACCAAAAGCTCCACTGACTGGATATGTGAGATTTCTTAATGAGCGTCGGGAGCAGCTTCGAGCACAACGGCCGGATGTTCCATTTTCCGAAATCACCAGAATGTTGGGAAATGAGTGGAGCAAATTGCCTGCGGACGATAAACAG CATTATTTagatgaggcagagagagacaaagagcgttacatgaaggagctggagcagtaccAACAGACTGAGGCTTATAAACGGTTCAGCCAGAAAGCAGATGACAAACGACACACGAAAGGACTTAGCCAAG ATGAAGGATCTCGAGCCAACAACATGCCTGTTACTGAG GGTGAACTGAAGGATCGATCTGTTTTGGATATTCCAATTTTCTCTGAGGAATTTTTAGACCACAGCAAAG CTCGAGAAAGGGAGCTCCGACAGCTGCGAAAGTCCAATATAGAGTATGAAGAAAGAAATGCAGCCTTACAGAAGCATGTAGAAAGCATGAAAACAGCAGTTGAGAAGCTGGAGATTGATGTGATGCAAGAAAGAAATAGGAACGTTGTCCTTCAGCAGCACTTGGATACTCTGCGGCATGCACTGACATCAAGTTTTGCTACTGTACCATTGCCAG GCTCTGGTGAGACGCCCACCCTGGAAACCATTGATTCCTACATGAGGAAACTACACAGTATTATTCTATCTAACCCTCAAAATAATGAAAATCTCATTGCCACAGTGCGTGACTTAGTAAGTCAACTTGACAG TTGA
- the hmg20a gene encoding high mobility group protein 20A isoform X2, which yields MMDELMSNTALPPIFADDDVSKESADLTVDAGFSGPESSYSSGVSQSLNNPEFVEDLSQVQLLQNESPQAADSNEQRSEEEQKTAKKGGWPKGRKRKKATKDSNAPKAPLTGYVRFLNERREQLRAQRPDVPFSEITRMLGNEWSKLPADDKQHYLDEAERDKERYMKELEQYQQTEAYKRFSQKADDKRHTKGLSQDEGSRANNMPVTEQGELKDRSVLDIPIFSEEFLDHSKARERELRQLRKSNIEYEERNAALQKHVESMKTAVEKLEIDVMQERNRNVVLQQHLDTLRHALTSSFATVPLPGSGETPTLETIDSYMRKLHSIILSNPQNNENLIATVRDLVSQLDR from the exons ATGATGGATGAACTCATGTCCAATACAGCATTGCCACCCATTTTTGCTGATGATGATGTGTCCAAAGAGAGTGCAGATCTGACAGTCGATGCAGG CTTTTCAGGACCAGAAAGCTCATACAGTTCTGGGGTCTCGCAGTCTCTGAATAATCCAGAGTTTGTGGAAGATTTGTCCCAGGTGCAGTTACTGCAGAATGAGTCCCCTCAGGCAGCAGACAGCAATGAGCAAAGAAGTGAGGAGGAG CAGAAAACTGCTAAGAAAGGGGGCTGGCCAAAAGGAAGAAAAAGGAAAAAAGCAACCAAGGACAGCAATGCACCAAAAGCTCCACTGACTGGATATGTGAGATTTCTTAATGAGCGTCGGGAGCAGCTTCGAGCACAACGGCCGGATGTTCCATTTTCCGAAATCACCAGAATGTTGGGAAATGAGTGGAGCAAATTGCCTGCGGACGATAAACAG CATTATTTagatgaggcagagagagacaaagagcgttacatgaaggagctggagcagtaccAACAGACTGAGGCTTATAAACGGTTCAGCCAGAAAGCAGATGACAAACGACACACGAAAGGACTTAGCCAAG ATGAAGGATCTCGAGCCAACAACATGCCTGTTACTGAG CAGGGTGAACTGAAGGATCGATCTGTTTTGGATATTCCAATTTTCTCTGAGGAATTTTTAGACCACAGCAAAG CTCGAGAAAGGGAGCTCCGACAGCTGCGAAAGTCCAATATAGAGTATGAAGAAAGAAATGCAGCCTTACAGAAGCATGTAGAAAGCATGAAAACAGCAGTTGAGAAGCTGGAGATTGATGTGATGCAAGAAAGAAATAGGAACGTTGTCCTTCAGCAGCACTTGGATACTCTGCGGCATGCACTGACATCAAGTTTTGCTACTGTACCATTGCCAG GCTCTGGTGAGACGCCCACCCTGGAAACCATTGATTCCTACATGAGGAAACTACACAGTATTATTCTATCTAACCCTCAAAATAATGAAAATCTCATTGCCACAGTGCGTGACTTAGTAAGTCAACTTGACAGGTGA